The following coding sequences lie in one Pseudomonadota bacterium genomic window:
- a CDS encoding O-antigen ligase family protein, with protein MWLLFAATYVALLPFERLWDNLLGTSTIFKPYRLVGMALLVLLVLRNLATRTAFILDRYDQAIIGVFLWGAAMAGFWHLVNGVSLEPTANEGTLIAFALLTCLALKNTLNQRNHLAIILDVYVLAFVAAMVASVVLVADPFADRFRGLYKNPNQAGFVAALAVLVLVARFYFEAGVGGIRRISYAALAIGFAAVLALSGSRGSLIGVAAGLVSFVLTARYASTVAITRAQRLAIVGLGVVALAVVGPRAWTAMQQETAAFDRYSPEAVSNFSGRLDIWRAALAVAVDHYLVGAGIGQYRNYHQEYVRRLPNIYAPRMVEFRLNTHSDLVGLLTNFGLPGLLLYAWVVLRLLRASWRSVRLGAHEHYIYPALFAIELLTLVSEVFRDSFISPEFFFVQALVMIAARRGALGSLGRRPAATPLPAIDARSAA; from the coding sequence GTGTGGCTACTTTTTGCCGCGACCTACGTGGCCCTCCTGCCCTTCGAGCGGCTGTGGGACAACCTGCTCGGCACGAGCACGATCTTCAAGCCCTACCGCCTGGTCGGGATGGCCTTGTTGGTGCTGTTGGTGCTTCGCAACTTGGCCACGCGCACCGCCTTTATCCTCGACCGCTACGACCAGGCCATCATTGGCGTCTTCCTCTGGGGCGCGGCGATGGCGGGCTTTTGGCACCTCGTGAACGGGGTCAGTCTGGAGCCGACGGCCAACGAGGGGACGCTGATCGCGTTTGCGCTGCTGACCTGCCTCGCGCTCAAGAACACCCTCAATCAACGCAACCATTTGGCCATCATCTTGGACGTCTACGTCCTCGCCTTTGTCGCAGCCATGGTGGCGTCGGTGGTGCTCGTGGCCGACCCCTTCGCCGACCGCTTTCGCGGGCTCTACAAGAACCCCAATCAGGCTGGTTTCGTCGCGGCGCTCGCCGTCCTCGTGCTCGTGGCCCGCTTCTACTTCGAGGCGGGTGTCGGCGGCATCCGGCGCATCTCCTACGCCGCGCTGGCCATCGGCTTTGCTGCCGTGCTGGCCCTCTCGGGCTCGCGTGGGTCGTTGATCGGGGTCGCCGCGGGGTTGGTCAGCTTCGTGCTTACGGCGCGCTACGCGTCGACGGTCGCGATCACGCGCGCCCAGCGGCTCGCCATCGTCGGGCTCGGCGTCGTCGCGCTCGCGGTCGTTGGGCCGCGGGCCTGGACGGCCATGCAACAAGAGACGGCCGCCTTTGATCGCTACTCACCGGAGGCGGTGAGCAACTTCTCGGGCCGGCTGGACATCTGGCGGGCGGCCTTGGCCGTCGCGGTGGACCACTATCTGGTTGGCGCGGGCATCGGCCAGTACAGAAACTACCACCAGGAATATGTGCGGCGCCTGCCCAACATCTACGCGCCGCGGATGGTCGAGTTCCGGCTCAACACGCATAGCGACCTGGTGGGCCTGCTGACGAACTTCGGCCTGCCGGGGCTGCTGCTCTATGCCTGGGTAGTCCTACGGCTGCTGCGCGCGAGCTGGCGCTCGGTCCGCCTTGGCGCTCACGAGCACTACATCTACCCCGCGCTCTTCGCGATCGAGCTCTTGACCCTGGTCTCCGAGGTCTTTCGCGACTCCTTCATCAGTCCCGAGTTCTTCTTCGTGCAGGCGCTGGTGATGATCGCCGCCCGCCGCGGGGCGCTCGGTAGCCTGGGCCGACGCCCTGCGGCGACACCATTGCCGGCCATCGACGCGCGCAGCGCGGCCTAG
- a CDS encoding polysaccharide biosynthesis tyrosine autokinase translates to MANHDQPPMMLKAQAENELSLRHYGRILLKRKALVLAVWGLVLGLVAVGVYSRPKVYKATATVLVFDRAPQVLGDDMHEVVELSTGSYYRSKEFLETQIKVVASRALARKVAERLQLDNDASFWSKGSGSASRARKGHTLDQAATHLQRLIEATAEPGASILRIAAKHSDPRVAARLANATAEAYLDQTVEYKVSSATGAAKWLALQLDDLKHQLDQAELALWEFNKKNNILSVSLEDRQSLLSARIAKFNDALTDLRLSRLALEAQRKQVLQARQQDPLDVSLHFVVEAGEIGKIREAYFEAEKTYRVLRQRYLDQHPLVLEQKAKVDAVKGELARAIRTVLDTTESRYRQTVDTEQRMAAALQEAKDEAMDVNKREVDYRRLKRSEENTEKIYTMVLTRLKESDLSGQLRVSNMRTLDVARRPEKPVFPRVALSMIVGGLLGLMLGVALAFVVESLDNSVKTHEDVESIPGLIHLGMLPHIGAVASVPARGANKAEPNDSDLVVHRAPKSISAEACRAIRTNLMFVATGQQIRRLLVTSPGPQEGKTTTAVSIAITMAQAGGRVLIVDTDMRRPRLHRTFGVSNSGGISTALLGSSAVADVIKSTEVPNLFVLPCGPTPPNPAELCQSDRFRALLEELTQLFDRVILDSPPVMLVTDAAILSTLVDGTLIVARAGVTSRVLLRAVAAQIQSVGGRLLGCVVNDLSAQKRGQSDYYRYAYRGYRYGYAENEDSSSS, encoded by the coding sequence ATGGCAAACCACGACCAACCCCCGATGATGCTCAAGGCTCAGGCGGAAAACGAGCTCAGCCTGCGTCACTACGGGCGCATCCTGCTCAAGCGGAAGGCGCTCGTGCTGGCCGTTTGGGGGCTGGTGCTCGGACTGGTCGCCGTCGGCGTCTATAGCCGGCCCAAGGTCTACAAGGCGACCGCTACCGTACTGGTCTTCGACCGCGCGCCGCAGGTGCTGGGCGACGATATGCACGAGGTCGTCGAGCTCTCGACCGGTAGCTACTACCGTAGCAAGGAGTTCCTCGAGACCCAGATCAAGGTGGTGGCGAGCAGGGCGCTCGCGCGCAAGGTCGCCGAGCGCCTGCAGCTCGATAACGATGCCAGCTTCTGGAGCAAGGGCAGTGGCAGTGCTTCCAGGGCCCGCAAGGGCCACACCCTGGACCAGGCTGCGACGCACCTGCAGCGGCTGATCGAGGCCACGGCGGAGCCGGGCGCGAGCATCCTGCGCATCGCCGCGAAGCACTCCGATCCGAGGGTCGCTGCCCGCCTGGCCAACGCTACGGCCGAGGCCTATCTCGATCAGACCGTCGAGTACAAGGTCTCGTCGGCGACGGGTGCCGCGAAGTGGTTGGCGCTTCAGCTCGATGATCTCAAGCATCAACTCGATCAGGCTGAGCTGGCGCTCTGGGAGTTCAACAAGAAGAACAACATCCTCTCGGTATCGCTCGAGGATCGTCAGAGTCTGCTCTCAGCGCGGATCGCGAAGTTCAACGACGCCCTGACTGACCTCCGGCTCAGCCGGCTCGCCCTCGAGGCGCAGCGCAAGCAGGTGCTCCAGGCACGGCAGCAGGACCCGCTCGACGTGTCCTTGCACTTCGTCGTCGAGGCCGGCGAGATCGGCAAGATCAGGGAGGCCTACTTCGAGGCCGAGAAGACCTACCGCGTGCTGCGTCAGCGCTACCTCGACCAGCATCCGCTCGTGCTCGAACAAAAGGCCAAGGTCGACGCGGTCAAGGGTGAGCTGGCGCGGGCGATTCGCACCGTGCTCGATACCACCGAGTCGCGCTATCGCCAGACGGTAGATACCGAGCAGCGCATGGCCGCCGCGCTGCAAGAGGCGAAGGATGAGGCGATGGATGTCAACAAGCGCGAGGTCGACTACCGCCGCCTGAAGCGCAGCGAGGAGAACACGGAGAAGATCTACACGATGGTGCTGACGCGCCTCAAGGAGAGCGACCTCTCGGGGCAGCTGCGCGTCAGCAATATGCGCACGCTCGATGTGGCGCGCCGGCCCGAGAAGCCGGTCTTTCCGCGTGTTGCGCTCAGCATGATTGTTGGCGGCCTGCTGGGCCTGATGCTCGGCGTGGCGCTGGCCTTCGTCGTCGAGAGCCTCGATAACAGCGTCAAGACGCACGAGGACGTCGAGTCTATTCCAGGCCTGATTCATCTTGGCATGCTGCCCCACATCGGGGCGGTGGCTTCCGTGCCTGCCCGCGGCGCCAACAAGGCCGAACCCAACGACTCCGACCTCGTCGTCCATCGCGCGCCGAAGTCGATTTCGGCCGAGGCCTGCCGCGCGATCCGCACCAACCTGATGTTTGTCGCCACCGGGCAGCAGATCCGGCGCCTGCTGGTGACCAGCCCGGGCCCGCAGGAGGGCAAGACCACCACGGCGGTGAGCATCGCGATCACGATGGCGCAGGCGGGTGGCCGGGTGCTGATCGTCGATACCGATATGCGGCGCCCGCGCCTGCATCGCACCTTTGGCGTCTCGAACAGCGGTGGCATCAGCACCGCACTGCTCGGCAGCAGCGCGGTCGCCGACGTGATCAAGAGCACCGAGGTTCCAAACCTCTTCGTCCTGCCCTGCGGTCCGACGCCGCCCAACCCGGCGGAGCTCTGTCAGAGCGACCGCTTCCGCGCGCTGCTCGAGGAGCTGACGCAGCTCTTTGACCGCGTGATCCTCGACTCACCGCCCGTAATGCTGGTCACCGACGCCGCCATCCTCAGCACGCTGGTCGACGGCACCCTGATCGTGGCACGCGCGGGGGTCACCTCGCGCGTGCTGCTCCGCGCGGTCGCCGCGCAGATTCAGTCGGTCGGCGGGCGCCTGCTCGGTTGCGTGGTCAACGACCTCAGCGCCCAGAAGCGAGGTCAGAGCGATTACTACCGCTACGCCTACCGGGGCTATCGCTACGGCTACGCCGAGAACGAGGACTCCAGCAGCAGCTAG
- the neuC gene encoding UDP-N-acetylglucosamine 2-epimerase (hydrolyzing) has protein sequence MSSKRKVLVVLVDRANYGRLKPVMRAMAEHPALELQVLCAGTMVLRRFDRPVQVVLDDGFRVDGEVYLELEGSTPTTMAKSVGFATIEFASELQRLRPDLLLLIGDRYEALAAGLAAAYMNVPIVHLQGGEVSGSIDESARHALTKLAQFHCPSTQRAADYVVRMGERRDTVLTIGCPSSDIARQLDRGRWPAVINERGAGCPIEAGQPFLLVLFHPTTTEYGGERSAMWTLLEALGELATPTLLLWPNIDAGSDEIAKAVRVFRSDHGGGRWLRTLTNLTPEDYLRVLGCAACAVGNSSSFVRDAGFLGTPVVLVGHRQNGRETAEHVRRVEVDRAAIVDATRAQLAHGPYAPSTLYGDGHVAPRIAEALAQLKPYLQKQLAYSVDDDQAR, from the coding sequence ATGAGTAGCAAACGAAAAGTCCTGGTCGTGCTCGTCGATCGTGCGAACTATGGTCGTCTCAAGCCGGTGATGCGCGCGATGGCCGAGCATCCCGCGCTCGAGCTCCAGGTGCTCTGCGCCGGGACGATGGTCCTGCGGCGCTTCGATCGGCCGGTGCAGGTGGTGCTTGATGATGGCTTTCGCGTCGATGGCGAGGTCTACCTCGAGCTCGAGGGCTCAACCCCGACGACGATGGCCAAGTCTGTCGGCTTCGCCACGATCGAGTTCGCCAGCGAGCTGCAACGGCTGCGCCCCGACCTGCTGCTCTTGATCGGCGACCGCTACGAGGCCCTGGCGGCGGGGTTGGCGGCGGCCTACATGAATGTGCCGATCGTCCACCTGCAGGGTGGCGAGGTCAGCGGCTCGATCGACGAGAGCGCGCGCCACGCCCTGACCAAGCTGGCGCAGTTCCACTGCCCATCGACGCAGCGCGCGGCCGACTACGTCGTGCGCATGGGGGAGCGCCGGGACACCGTGCTGACGATCGGCTGCCCGAGCAGCGACATCGCGCGCCAGCTCGACCGCGGTCGATGGCCGGCGGTAATCAACGAGCGCGGCGCGGGTTGTCCCATCGAAGCCGGGCAGCCCTTCTTGTTGGTGCTCTTTCACCCGACCACGACCGAATATGGTGGCGAGCGCAGCGCGATGTGGACGCTGCTCGAGGCGCTCGGGGAGCTGGCCACGCCAACCCTGCTCCTCTGGCCCAACATCGACGCTGGCTCCGACGAGATCGCCAAGGCGGTGCGCGTCTTCCGCAGCGACCACGGTGGTGGGCGCTGGCTGCGGACGCTGACCAATCTGACGCCCGAGGACTACCTGCGCGTGCTGGGCTGCGCCGCCTGCGCGGTCGGCAACTCGAGCAGCTTCGTGCGCGATGCCGGCTTCCTCGGCACGCCGGTGGTGTTGGTCGGTCACCGCCAGAACGGGCGCGAGACCGCCGAGCATGTCCGCCGCGTCGAGGTCGACCGGGCTGCGATCGTCGACGCGACCCGCGCGCAGCTCGCCCATGGGCCCTATGCGCCGAGCACGCTCTACGGCGATGGTCATGTCGCGCCGCGGATCGCCGAGGCCTTGGCGCAGCTGAAGCCCTACCTGCAGAAGCAGCTGGCCTACAGCGTCGACGATGACCAGGCCCGCTGA
- a CDS encoding N-acetylneuraminate synthase family protein, with the protein MVGPGSPCLIVAEIAQAHDGSLGQAHAHLAAAVAAGADAVKFQTHIAAEESTPHEPFRIKFSRQDASRYEYWRRMEFSESQWRGLRDHAQELGAIFLSSPFSLAAVELLAGLEVPAWKVGAGEVTNLPLLELLGRTGRPVLLSSGLATWDELDAAVACVSAEQAPVGVYQCTTAYPCPPERLGLNVLAELRARYGCPVGLSDHSATVFAGLAAATLGANLLEVHLTLSRHCFGPDVSASLTPEALAELVRGVRFIEAALRHPVDKVAAAGDLSDLRQLFSKSIVVRRALPAGHRLSNIDLALKKPGSGLPPARLAEVVGRVLRHSVEADHLLALADLE; encoded by the coding sequence ATGGTCGGCCCGGGCTCTCCCTGCCTGATCGTCGCCGAGATCGCTCAGGCCCACGATGGAAGTCTGGGTCAGGCGCATGCTCATCTGGCGGCAGCGGTCGCGGCCGGCGCCGATGCCGTCAAGTTCCAGACGCACATCGCCGCCGAGGAGTCGACGCCGCACGAGCCCTTTCGCATCAAGTTCAGCCGACAGGATGCCAGTCGCTATGAATACTGGCGCAGGATGGAGTTCAGCGAGTCGCAGTGGCGCGGGCTGCGCGATCACGCGCAGGAGCTCGGAGCGATCTTCCTCTCCTCGCCCTTTTCGCTGGCGGCGGTCGAGTTGCTGGCCGGGCTCGAGGTGCCGGCGTGGAAGGTTGGCGCTGGCGAGGTGACGAATCTGCCGCTGCTCGAGCTACTCGGCCGCACCGGCCGGCCGGTCCTGCTCTCGAGCGGCCTGGCGACCTGGGACGAGCTCGACGCCGCCGTCGCCTGCGTCAGCGCAGAGCAGGCGCCGGTCGGCGTCTATCAATGCACGACGGCTTATCCTTGCCCGCCGGAGCGCCTAGGGCTCAACGTGCTGGCTGAGCTTCGCGCGCGCTACGGCTGCCCCGTCGGCCTCTCGGATCACTCCGCGACGGTCTTCGCCGGCCTGGCGGCCGCGACGCTGGGCGCGAATTTGCTCGAGGTCCACCTCACCCTCTCGCGCCACTGCTTCGGCCCGGACGTCTCGGCCTCCCTGACGCCCGAGGCGCTCGCGGAGCTCGTACGCGGCGTGCGCTTCATCGAGGCGGCGCTGCGCCATCCCGTGGACAAGGTCGCCGCCGCCGGCGACCTCTCCGACCTACGGCAGCTCTTCAGCAAGAGCATCGTCGTGCGGCGGGCCTTGCCCGCCGGGCACCGGCTCTCCAACATCGATCTCGCCCTGAAGAAGCCTGGTAGTGGCCTGCCGCCCGCACGGCTGGCCGAGGTGGTTGGCCGCGTGCTACGGCACAGTGTCGAGGCCGATCACCTGCTGGCGCTCGCGGATCTTGAGTGA
- a CDS encoding glycosyltransferase, whose translation MLLHGRPVIPQLPVIPKIDAYRLRPASPGRLSGGRRCADLLREDRPDRPLISVVTPVFNGVRYLAEALASVRAQTYDNVEQIVVDGGSTDGTIELLRAHEESIDYWISERDQGMYDAYNKGIALARGRYIKNLNHDDLLSPQSAALALGCFAEHGDEVCVNSELELIDGHGRRIERLGFDRQVRFAPPFLHPSWYVPRTIYERQGLYCVNYRIASDQEYFLRLRQAGVPFVRAGAVLASFRVGGMSSGYGGVRESFGIFGHYVGWPQAAYVTAVMAWKKTRSNLIHAALGERAHHVVARLKRWRFR comes from the coding sequence GTGCTGCTCCACGGCCGACCTGTTATTCCGCAGCTCCCTGTTATTCCGAAGATCGACGCCTACCGCCTGCGCCCCGCATCGCCGGGGCGGCTCAGCGGCGGCCGCCGCTGCGCGGACCTGCTGCGCGAGGATCGCCCGGACCGTCCGCTGATCAGCGTCGTCACGCCGGTCTTCAACGGCGTGCGCTATTTGGCCGAGGCGTTGGCCAGCGTGCGCGCCCAGACCTACGACAACGTCGAGCAAATCGTTGTCGACGGCGGCTCCACCGATGGCACGATCGAGCTACTGCGCGCGCACGAGGAGAGCATCGACTACTGGATCAGCGAGCGCGATCAGGGCATGTACGACGCCTACAACAAGGGCATCGCGCTGGCGCGCGGGCGCTACATCAAGAACCTCAACCACGATGACCTCTTGAGCCCGCAGTCGGCGGCGCTCGCCCTTGGCTGCTTCGCCGAGCACGGCGACGAGGTCTGCGTCAACAGCGAGCTCGAGCTGATCGACGGCCATGGCCGACGGATCGAGCGCCTGGGCTTTGATCGGCAGGTCCGCTTCGCCCCGCCCTTCCTGCACCCGAGCTGGTATGTCCCGCGGACGATCTACGAGCGCCAGGGGCTCTACTGCGTCAACTATCGCATCGCCAGCGATCAGGAATACTTCCTGCGGCTGCGTCAGGCTGGCGTGCCCTTCGTTCGCGCGGGCGCGGTGCTCGCCTCCTTTCGCGTCGGCGGCATGTCCTCCGGCTACGGTGGGGTGCGCGAGAGCTTCGGCATCTTTGGCCACTACGTCGGCTGGCCGCAGGCTGCCTATGTGACGGCCGTGATGGCCTGGAAGAAGACGCGCAGCAACCTGATCCACGCCGCGCTGGGCGAGCGCGCGCACCACGTGGTCGCGCGGCTCAAGCGCTGGCGCTTCCGCTAG
- a CDS encoding acylneuraminate cytidylyltransferase family protein, whose amino-acid sequence MRVLGIIPARAGSKRLPRKNLRLLGGRPLVDWVLGAARAARALDRLIVSSDDEEVLSLAREHDPALPLRRPSELAGDTSPAIDYVQHALRALEAGGDRFDAVAIIQPSSPFTQAGDIDGTVALLLQSGAASAVSIVELDHAIHPLKLKRLEGDRLLPYLEEERGRMAAHELPRLFVRNCSVYVSRRAVIDGGAILGEDCRGFVMPAERSVDINTGQDLLFAEFLLQRAAAGGAAR is encoded by the coding sequence ATGCGGGTCCTCGGCATCATTCCGGCGCGCGCCGGGTCGAAGCGTCTGCCACGCAAGAACCTGCGGCTGCTGGGCGGTCGTCCGCTGGTGGACTGGGTGCTAGGGGCGGCCCGTGCGGCGCGCGCGCTCGATCGACTGATCGTCTCCTCGGATGACGAGGAGGTGCTGTCCCTCGCGCGCGAGCACGATCCCGCCTTGCCCTTGCGGCGGCCCTCCGAGCTGGCGGGTGATACTTCGCCGGCGATCGACTACGTCCAGCATGCCCTGCGGGCGCTCGAAGCGGGCGGCGATCGCTTCGATGCGGTGGCGATCATTCAACCGAGCTCGCCCTTCACCCAGGCAGGCGATATCGACGGTACCGTCGCCCTGCTGCTGCAGAGCGGGGCCGCTAGCGCCGTCAGCATCGTCGAGCTCGACCACGCGATCCACCCGCTCAAGCTCAAGCGGCTGGAGGGTGATCGGCTCCTGCCCTATCTCGAGGAGGAGCGCGGACGCATGGCCGCGCACGAGCTGCCGCGGCTCTTCGTCCGCAATTGCTCAGTCTACGTCAGCCGGCGGGCGGTGATCGACGGCGGGGCGATCCTCGGTGAGGACTGCCGCGGCTTCGTGATGCCGGCCGAGCGCTCGGTGGACATCAATACGGGCCAAGACCTGCTCTTCGCCGAGTTCCTGCTGCAGCGCGCTGCGGCGGGCGGAGCGGCCAGATGA
- a CDS encoding bi-domain-containing oxidoreductase yields MRQVQQSLKTGVTEVIDAPAPALRPHHVLIETRKTLISAGTERMLVAFGQANLLQKARQQPERVRQVLHKARTDGVLATVESVRAKLDAPLPLGYCNVGTVLEVGRGVTGLQPGDRVVSNGPHAELVCVPALLCAKVPAGVEDEPAAFTVLGAIALQSIRLANPTLGEHVVVTGLGLLGLLAVQLLRATGCRVLGLDFSSARCELARQLGAEVADLSSGADALGAAAAFSQGRGVDAVIVAAATKESSPMLQAAEMCRKRGRIVMVGATGLQLERTPFYEKELSFQVSCSYGPGRYDPSYEDQGRDYPLPYVRWTAQRNFEAILGLLETQTLTVGPMVTDRFAINEASRAYELVAAGDQATLGIVLDYPAATSVTDAQGSAKRLRSLTVGPSGAPPLTEGKGSDAVVGIIGAGGFTGLVMLPALVRAGAQLRTIASSGGFDAAHLARKFHIPQVTTDSEELLNDPRINTVVITTRHDSHAEFTRRALAAGKHVLVEKPLALDAAGLERVAEAYASAVAQTGRRPVLMVGFNRRFAPLAVRLRQTLASAPQPKALVMAVNAGAIPADHWTQDALIGGGRIIGEGCHFIDLLRFLVGAPIVGVQAEAMATQADTVSFTLRFGDGSLGTVHYFANGHKAVAKERLEVFCAGRILQLDNFRSLAAHGWPGFKTQRLLRQDKGHRAEVGAFVEAIRKGAAPPVPIEELIEITRASFAIDAIVRAGVAPARPFGSDPVGDA; encoded by the coding sequence ATGAGACAAGTCCAACAGAGCCTGAAGACGGGCGTCACCGAGGTGATCGACGCGCCGGCCCCCGCCCTTCGTCCGCACCACGTGCTGATCGAGACGCGCAAGACCCTGATCTCTGCGGGCACCGAGCGCATGCTGGTGGCCTTCGGCCAGGCAAACCTGTTGCAGAAGGCGCGGCAGCAGCCGGAGCGCGTACGGCAGGTCCTCCATAAGGCGCGCACCGACGGCGTGCTCGCGACGGTAGAATCCGTGCGCGCGAAGCTCGACGCGCCGCTCCCGCTTGGTTATTGCAATGTGGGCACGGTGCTCGAGGTCGGCCGGGGCGTCACTGGCCTGCAGCCGGGCGATCGGGTCGTCTCGAATGGACCCCACGCGGAGTTGGTCTGCGTCCCCGCGCTGCTCTGCGCCAAGGTCCCCGCGGGGGTCGAGGACGAGCCGGCGGCCTTCACCGTCCTCGGGGCGATCGCGCTGCAGAGCATCCGCCTGGCCAACCCGACGCTCGGCGAACACGTCGTCGTCACCGGTCTCGGCCTGCTCGGGCTGCTCGCCGTGCAGCTGCTGCGCGCCACCGGCTGCCGCGTGCTCGGGCTCGACTTCAGCAGCGCACGCTGTGAGCTGGCGCGGCAGCTCGGCGCCGAGGTTGCCGACCTCTCGAGCGGGGCCGACGCGCTGGGCGCCGCGGCGGCCTTCAGCCAGGGACGGGGCGTCGACGCCGTGATCGTCGCTGCCGCGACGAAGGAGAGCAGCCCGATGCTGCAGGCGGCCGAGATGTGCCGCAAGCGGGGCCGCATCGTGATGGTCGGAGCCACCGGGCTGCAGCTCGAGCGCACACCCTTCTACGAGAAGGAGCTGAGCTTCCAGGTCTCGTGCTCCTACGGCCCCGGGCGCTACGACCCGAGCTACGAGGACCAGGGGCGGGACTATCCGCTGCCCTATGTGCGCTGGACGGCGCAGCGCAACTTCGAGGCAATTCTCGGCCTGCTGGAGACGCAGACGCTCACCGTGGGCCCGATGGTCACGGATCGCTTCGCGATCAACGAAGCCTCCCGCGCCTACGAGCTGGTCGCGGCCGGCGACCAGGCGACGCTGGGGATCGTGCTCGACTACCCTGCGGCGACGAGCGTTACCGACGCCCAAGGCAGCGCCAAGCGGCTGCGCAGCCTGACGGTCGGCCCAAGCGGCGCGCCGCCGCTCACCGAGGGCAAGGGCAGCGACGCGGTGGTGGGGATCATTGGCGCAGGCGGCTTCACCGGCCTCGTGATGCTCCCTGCGCTGGTCCGCGCCGGTGCTCAGCTACGCACGATCGCCAGCTCGGGCGGCTTCGACGCCGCTCACCTCGCGCGCAAGTTCCACATTCCGCAGGTCACCACCGACAGCGAGGAGCTGCTCAACGACCCGCGGATCAATACCGTCGTGATCACGACGCGCCACGACAGCCACGCCGAGTTCACGCGCCGGGCCCTGGCGGCCGGCAAGCACGTGCTGGTGGAGAAGCCCCTGGCGCTCGATGCGGCCGGATTGGAGCGTGTGGCTGAAGCCTACGCCAGCGCGGTCGCGCAGACCGGGCGCAGACCCGTCTTGATGGTCGGCTTCAATCGCCGCTTTGCGCCCCTGGCCGTCCGCCTGCGCCAGACGCTGGCCAGCGCGCCGCAGCCGAAGGCGCTCGTGATGGCCGTCAACGCCGGCGCGATTCCCGCCGACCATTGGACGCAGGACGCGCTGATCGGCGGCGGCCGTATCATCGGCGAGGGCTGCCACTTCATCGACCTGCTGCGTTTCCTCGTCGGTGCGCCGATCGTCGGCGTGCAGGCCGAGGCGATGGCGACTCAGGCGGATACCGTGAGCTTCACCCTGCGCTTCGGCGACGGCTCGCTCGGCACCGTGCACTACTTCGCCAACGGCCACAAAGCGGTAGCCAAAGAGCGCCTCGAGGTCTTCTGTGCGGGGCGCATTCTCCAACTCGACAACTTCCGCAGCCTGGCAGCCCATGGCTGGCCGGGCTTCAAGACGCAGCGCCTGTTGCGGCAAGACAAGGGGCATCGAGCGGAGGTCGGGGCCTTCGTCGAAGCGATCCGCAAGGGGGCAGCCCCGCCTGTGCCGATCGAGGAGCTGATCGAGATCACGCGGGCCAGCTTCGCCATCGACGCCATCGTCCGCGCAGGCGTCGCGCCCGCCAGGCCCTTCGGCAGCGACCCGGTCGGCGACGCATGA